One genomic region from Cucumis melo cultivar AY chromosome 9, USDA_Cmelo_AY_1.0, whole genome shotgun sequence encodes:
- the LOC103501401 gene encoding seed lectin-like: protein MRVLLAFVVTLSFATNALSKRPVVDVYQSYIQTIRQKFGSKTHKLYGIPVLQHSLSNSDRFHLIDTGNEPGDTITLAVDAQDMSVVAYLAGNDDSYFFSNAPKFAFDILFPNTNQNLLNFDSSFKSIEKAANTTRQATPLGFKESNAAIANLFHYDSVLAPVSFLIVFQMIFESAKFNFIEQRIVNSIKYGEAFTPDLAMLSLEDNWSELSLQIQASNSLQGLFGSSVTLYNSKNEAIEVDSIYYPLILSNLALQLYHCNIQDYIKMPTATVTDHQNPRCYVKERTVRISGRDGLCVDVARDGSQVISSPCGQQANQRWTFNRDHTIRSSDKCLIPTKSKANPFAVILDCNKVSQQDATWDVSISGTIMNPAYDLVLTSNNGINDNSLSMKKNKYCGNQGWRVGNFVEPLIVSIIGVKQMCLEATEENTNIWLEECVKNKIEQSWAVYSDGSIRVNNDHSLCVTASSIEPKQRIVIGKCNGLASQRWVLNADGTISTPKNEGLVMDVAQSNVDLKEIVLYPRSDLVSQQWVALY, encoded by the coding sequence ATGAGAGTTTTACTAGCTTTCGTTGTGACACTCTCTTTCGCCACCAATGCCTTATCAAAGAGACCCGTTGTTGATGTTTACCAAAGCTACATCCAAACTATTCGTCAAAAATTTGGGTCTAAAACCCATAAACTCTATGGCATTCCAGTGCTCCAACACTCCCTATCAAATTCCGATCGTTTTCATCTCATCGACACCGGCAACGAACCAGGCGATACAATCACTCTTGCCGTTGATGCACAAGATATGAGTGTTGTTGCATATCTTGCTGGAAATGATGATTCTTACTTCTTTTCAAATGCTCCAAAATTTGCTTTTGATATTCTCTTCCCTAACACAAATCAAAATCTTCTCAATTTCGATAGTTCCTTCAAATCCATTGAAAAAGCAGCTAATACTACAAGACAAGCCACTCCCCTTGGTTTCAAAGAATCGAACGCAGCCATTGCCAACTTGTTTCATTACGATTCTGTTCTCGCCCCTGTTTCTTTCCTTATTGTGTTTCAAATGATCTTCGAATCCGCCAAATTCAATTTCATCGAACAACGCATCGTTAACAGCATAAAGTATGGAGAAGCCTTCACACCCGACCTCGCAATGTTGAGCTTAGAAGACAATTGGTCGGAACTTTCATTACAAATCCAAGCGTCGAATTCGTTACAAGGACTATTCGGGAGTAGCGTAACGCTATACAACTCGAAAAATGAAGCTATTGAAGTGGATAGTATATACTACCCACTCATACTTTCTAATCTTGCATTGCAATTATACCATTGCAATATCCAGGATTACATCAAGATGCCTACCGCTACCGTCACGGATCATCAAAATCCTCGATGTTATGTCAAGGAAAGAACCGTGCGGATTAGCGGACGAGATGGGCTTTGTGTGGATGTAGCTCGTGATGGTTCTCAAGTTATTTCATCCCCATGTGGACAACAAGCAAATCAACGATGGACGTTTAATAGGGATCACACTATTCGATCCTCAGACAAATGTTTGATCCCAACTAAGTCCAAAGCAAATCCTTTTGCTGTGATTCTAGATTGTAATAAGGTCAGCCAACAAGATGCAACTTGGGATGTTTCAATTAGTGGGACAATCATGAACCCAGCTTATGATCTTGTGTTGACATCAAACAATGGAATCAATGACAACAGTTTGTCAATGAAGAAGAACAAATATTGTGGAAATCAAGGGTGGAGAGTTGGGAATTTTGTGGAACCACTTATAGTTTCAATTATTGGGGTGAAACAAATGTGTTTGGAAGCAACGGAGGAAAATACAAATATTTGGTTAGAAGAATGTGTGAAGAACAAGATTGAACAATCTTGGGCAGTTTACAGTGATGGAAGTATTAGAGTAAATAACGACCATAGTCTTTGTGTGACAGCATCTTCAATTGAACCAAAACAGAGAATTGTGATTGGTAAATGCAATGGCTTAGCTTCACAAAGATGGGTTCTGAACGCTGATGGGACAATCTCAACACCAAAAAATGAAGGATTGGTAATGGATGTCGCACAAAGTAATGTTGACCTTAAGGAAATTGTTTTGTATCCTCGAAGTGATTTGGTTAGCCAACAGTGGGTTGCTTTGTACTAA